A single window of Archangium gephyra DNA harbors:
- a CDS encoding DUF420 domain-containing protein — MSDATSAPRAPVSDRGFYVFTAVVSAAALSFLAYLLLIRRGGAVEGVDLRFLPAVNASFNALAAAFLTAGWVAIRRKARRAHQYLMVSAFASSGLFLVCYLAYHFVHGDTRYAGGGVMKTVYLSILASHVLLSLFVVPGALLAFYFAWRKAFDKHRKVTRWLAPIWLYVSVTGVVIFFMLRGSLPAVP, encoded by the coding sequence ATGTCTGACGCTACCTCTGCACCGCGGGCGCCGGTGAGTGACCGCGGCTTCTACGTCTTCACGGCGGTGGTCTCCGCCGCCGCTCTCTCATTTCTTGCGTATCTTCTTCTCATCCGGCGAGGAGGAGCGGTGGAGGGGGTGGATCTGCGCTTCCTGCCGGCGGTGAACGCGAGCTTCAACGCGCTGGCGGCGGCGTTCCTGACGGCGGGCTGGGTGGCCATCCGCCGCAAGGCGAGGCGCGCGCACCAGTACCTGATGGTGTCCGCCTTCGCGTCCTCGGGGCTGTTCCTGGTGTGCTACCTGGCCTACCACTTCGTGCACGGGGACACGCGCTACGCGGGCGGCGGGGTGATGAAGACGGTGTACCTGAGCATCCTGGCCAGCCACGTGCTGCTGTCGCTGTTCGTGGTGCCGGGCGCGCTGCTGGCCTTCTACTTCGCGTGGCGCAAGGCCTTCGACAAGCACCGGAAGGTGACGCGGTGGCTGGCGCCCATCTGGCTGTATGTGTCCGTCACCGGCGTGGTCATCTTCTTCATGCTGCGCGGCAGCCTGCCCGCGGTGCCCTGA
- a CDS encoding DUF1501 domain-containing protein: MKKNDPTPTSRRTLLKAGAGFLGASLLGGLPFRSFAQAATLKPADRCFVFVYFSGGWDQLLAFDPRDPDVFTPERVAETRILPGYNLFTDGTAPFPITPAGSNITFGPAVANLAKHYDRMAVVRGINMTTLAHEEGMRYFITGKRPIGAAARGSSTATEIVGQLVPTVPIPSIAYGVESYNDRYAGSANALRVSRSKDLVDTLSPSKKRLDSQIETELLALGGEPVTCDEAALSAGGVGGAYHTSREQVQQVLLGGLNTAFDFALKTEANNAVRATYGLPDAGPYDSAAGRAALVATALKLGISQCVSINLVGGLDTHFGTQTTHLTNLRTGFNALSLLVDDLEKTSHPSGGNFMDHTTILVFSEFARTPLINATNGRDHHLTNSCLLMGAGVKHNMVFGHSGDIAMASGLVDLKTGAKDPNNGENILPEHIIATVLASAGLDYSITRVEPLKPLLAT; encoded by the coding sequence ATGAAGAAGAACGATCCGACTCCTACCTCGCGCCGCACCCTCCTGAAGGCCGGTGCCGGCTTCCTGGGCGCCAGCCTCCTGGGTGGCCTGCCCTTCCGCTCCTTCGCGCAGGCCGCCACGCTCAAGCCGGCGGACCGCTGCTTCGTCTTCGTCTACTTCTCGGGCGGGTGGGATCAGCTCCTCGCCTTCGACCCGAGGGACCCGGACGTCTTCACGCCCGAGCGGGTGGCGGAGACGCGCATCCTCCCGGGCTACAACCTCTTCACCGATGGGACGGCCCCGTTCCCCATCACGCCCGCCGGTTCCAACATCACCTTCGGTCCGGCGGTGGCCAACCTGGCCAAGCACTACGATCGCATGGCGGTGGTGCGTGGCATCAACATGACCACGCTCGCGCATGAAGAGGGCATGCGCTACTTCATCACCGGCAAGCGTCCCATCGGCGCCGCGGCGCGTGGCTCGTCCACGGCGACGGAGATCGTCGGGCAGCTGGTCCCCACCGTCCCCATCCCGTCCATCGCGTACGGTGTCGAGTCGTACAACGACCGCTATGCCGGCAGCGCCAACGCGCTGAGGGTGAGCCGCTCGAAGGACCTCGTCGACACGCTGTCGCCGAGCAAGAAGCGGCTGGACAGCCAGATCGAGACCGAGCTGCTGGCCCTGGGGGGCGAGCCCGTCACGTGTGACGAGGCGGCCCTGAGCGCGGGCGGGGTGGGTGGCGCCTACCACACGAGCCGCGAGCAGGTGCAGCAGGTGCTGTTGGGCGGGCTCAACACGGCCTTCGACTTCGCGCTGAAGACGGAGGCGAACAACGCGGTCCGTGCCACCTACGGGCTGCCGGACGCGGGGCCGTATGACAGCGCGGCGGGACGCGCGGCGCTGGTGGCCACGGCGTTGAAGCTGGGCATCAGCCAGTGCGTGTCCATCAACCTGGTGGGCGGCCTGGACACGCACTTCGGCACGCAGACGACGCACCTGACCAACCTGCGCACGGGCTTCAACGCGCTGTCGCTGCTGGTGGACGACCTGGAGAAGACCTCGCACCCGTCCGGCGGCAACTTCATGGACCACACCACCATCCTGGTGTTCTCCGAGTTCGCCCGCACCCCGCTCATCAACGCCACCAACGGCCGGGATCACCACCTGACCAACAGCTGCCTGCTGATGGGCGCTGGTGTGAAGCACAACATGGTGTTCGGCCACAGCGGTGACATCGCCATGGCGTCGGGCCTGGTGGACCTGAAGACGGGCGCGAAGGACCCGAACAACGGAGAGAACATCCTCCCCGAGCACATCATCGCGACGGTGCTGGCGTCCGCCGGTCTGGACTACAGCATCACGCGTGTGGAACCCCTCAAGCCGCTGCTGGCGACGTGA
- a CDS encoding DUF1585 domain-containing protein, translating to MRLARRFLAPLATAVLLASLPALAEEPVCAPVSKVPLERHLRQLSLDLLGRPPTYEEYQAARAKGQVTVEDVRALMNKEEFYTRVRAYHRALLWSNVSNSVFNNGNSRLSGTGSATDAMSLRGNSSRPLRGANGQTCDNAIAQDVCSARQDPHVDPALPSTAAACAAERYDERGVPMPVSWDYDTNFYTCTRLDRDASGAAIPGVTSCETAIANKPSLDSIRYFCDMRLVGSTLVPHECKPRTLTLAAVVDAADNNRVVAYADASSRLDRCGLKLTQRRTGGVEIKGAYEPQRGCVHREGYVTRPAPFWSAGSPDVKVCAIEAQTRLANPWTLEPCTTARFNGDRSCGCGEGMRRCEAPNGSTHTARIEAISEEPELIAESVVRRDEPYFNILTTRRSFLNGPLSELYRDPQQAVGVLSVTAPAEPAVLPNLPFAQVDTWKEYVRDPEHSGVLTTPSFLYRFPTQRARVNHFYAAFLCKSFAPPDNARQPAAEDACNRENNLAKRCGCNYCHATIEPTGAHWGRYAERAALFLQPEQFPRYDPKCRDCALSGNTTCGGECGQYVMQAYDGDGANSLGLLKTYLYRTADEEKNIESGPALLAQRMLQTGDLERCAVRRVWQEFLGRPMSAEEQRMYLQPLADDFARDGHRFKALIERVVMSDAYRRID from the coding sequence GTGCGACTCGCACGACGCTTCCTCGCCCCCCTGGCGACGGCTGTTCTCCTGGCTTCTCTCCCCGCCCTCGCGGAAGAACCGGTGTGTGCCCCGGTCTCGAAGGTTCCGCTCGAGCGCCATCTGCGCCAACTCTCGCTGGACCTGCTCGGCCGGCCCCCCACCTATGAGGAGTATCAGGCGGCCCGCGCCAAGGGCCAGGTGACGGTCGAGGACGTGCGCGCCCTCATGAACAAGGAGGAGTTCTACACCCGCGTCCGCGCCTACCACCGTGCGCTCCTCTGGAGCAACGTGAGCAACAGCGTCTTCAACAATGGCAACTCGCGCCTGTCGGGCACGGGCTCGGCCACGGACGCCATGTCCCTGCGCGGCAACAGCAGCCGCCCGCTGCGCGGCGCCAACGGCCAGACGTGTGACAACGCCATCGCCCAGGACGTGTGCAGCGCCCGGCAGGATCCCCATGTGGATCCGGCGCTGCCCTCCACCGCCGCGGCGTGCGCCGCGGAGCGCTACGACGAGCGCGGCGTGCCCATGCCGGTGAGCTGGGACTACGACACCAACTTCTATACCTGCACCCGGCTGGACCGGGACGCGAGCGGCGCGGCCATTCCCGGAGTGACCTCGTGCGAGACGGCCATCGCCAACAAGCCGTCGCTCGACTCCATCCGCTACTTCTGCGACATGCGGCTGGTGGGCTCCACGCTGGTGCCGCACGAGTGCAAGCCCAGGACGCTCACGCTCGCCGCGGTCGTGGACGCCGCGGACAACAACCGCGTGGTGGCCTACGCGGACGCCTCCTCCCGGCTCGACCGCTGTGGCCTGAAGCTCACCCAGAGGCGCACCGGTGGCGTGGAGATCAAGGGCGCCTACGAGCCGCAGCGCGGCTGTGTCCATCGCGAGGGCTACGTCACCCGGCCCGCGCCCTTCTGGAGCGCGGGCAGCCCGGACGTGAAGGTGTGCGCCATCGAGGCCCAGACGCGCCTGGCCAACCCGTGGACGCTGGAGCCCTGCACCACCGCGCGCTTCAACGGTGACCGCAGCTGTGGCTGTGGCGAGGGCATGCGCCGCTGCGAGGCGCCCAACGGCTCCACGCACACGGCCCGCATCGAGGCCATCAGCGAGGAGCCCGAGCTCATCGCCGAGTCGGTGGTGCGCCGCGACGAGCCCTACTTCAACATCCTCACCACGCGCCGCTCCTTCCTCAACGGCCCGCTCTCCGAGCTGTACAGGGATCCCCAGCAGGCCGTGGGCGTGCTCAGCGTGACGGCCCCGGCCGAGCCCGCGGTGCTGCCCAACCTCCCGTTCGCCCAGGTGGACACCTGGAAGGAGTACGTGCGTGACCCCGAGCACTCGGGTGTGCTCACCACGCCCTCGTTCCTCTACCGCTTCCCCACCCAGCGCGCGCGCGTCAACCACTTCTACGCGGCCTTCCTGTGCAAGTCCTTCGCGCCGCCGGACAACGCCCGCCAGCCCGCCGCCGAGGACGCGTGCAACCGGGAGAACAACCTGGCCAAGCGCTGTGGTTGCAACTACTGCCACGCCACCATCGAGCCCACCGGCGCCCACTGGGGCCGCTACGCCGAGCGTGCCGCGCTCTTCCTCCAGCCGGAGCAGTTCCCCCGCTATGACCCCAAGTGCCGCGACTGCGCGCTCTCGGGCAACACCACGTGCGGCGGGGAGTGCGGCCAGTACGTGATGCAGGCCTACGACGGCGATGGCGCCAACTCGCTCGGTCTGCTCAAGACGTACCTCTACCGCACCGCGGACGAGGAGAAGAACATCGAGAGCGGCCCGGCCCTGCTGGCGCAGCGCATGCTGCAGACCGGAGACCTGGAGCGCTGCGCGGTGCGCCGCGTCTGGCAGGAGTTCCTCGGCCGGCCCATGTCGGCGGAGGAGCAGCGCATGTATCTCCAGCCGCTCGCGGATGACTTCGCGCGGGACGGCCACCGCTTCAAGGCGCTCATCGAGCGCGTGGTGATGTCCGATGCCTACCGGAGGATCGACTGA
- a CDS encoding DUF4091 domain-containing protein, whose translation MRNLPRQLLWAVLLFSTAVMAQSRPAVWGESATTKIRPDAQPGSQAALHLVAARNEFVSFQVGLHGGAAGLTGVSAQLTALEGPSRIDGNSITLYQEVFLDITQRSTPDSQLGPWPDGLLPDVDETVGEKRRAFPFNIPAGQARAIWVDVLVPMRAPPGQYKGTVLVTADNGYRSRVQVHLTVVDALLPSTPSLRTAFLLWPPHVCRAYTGTPDCGEETLVPLLQMFHRLALEHRLTLASAFPRLPGQATWNLPDWETFEARWGAFLDGTVPSRLPGARMTSWQYLGPPTAEGLAQFQEEARGRDWLSRAFDYVGDEPPYGISFQAVEQRATLSRQAAPEVNTLLTSTITDLETYGLVGLIDSIVVLVNYMDGTRPPYVGNQVEGYTDFVALPNRELWMYQSCMSHGCVANEYMPENQPGQGWPSYMIDRPATKARALEWVSFLEGATGELYYQTVGMLSTAWTNQFRFNGNGDGTLFYPGTPASIGGSTAVPLPSIRLKLIRLGIQDYEWLEAVSDAGDPEFARGVARKLIPTAWRVPDDGAAFDEARLCLIQRYLELTGAKDVDSGLPSRCLNPTDSSSQPGR comes from the coding sequence ATGAGGAACCTTCCGCGCCAGCTGCTCTGGGCCGTGTTGCTGTTCTCCACCGCTGTCATGGCGCAGTCCCGGCCCGCTGTCTGGGGCGAGAGCGCGACGACGAAGATAAGACCTGATGCCCAGCCCGGCTCCCAGGCCGCGCTGCACCTGGTCGCGGCGCGCAACGAGTTCGTCTCCTTCCAGGTCGGGCTCCACGGAGGAGCCGCGGGGCTGACGGGGGTGAGCGCCCAGCTGACCGCCCTGGAGGGACCGAGCCGGATCGACGGCAACAGCATCACGCTCTATCAGGAGGTATTCCTCGACATCACCCAGCGCTCCACGCCGGACTCGCAGCTCGGACCCTGGCCAGACGGGCTGCTGCCGGACGTGGACGAGACGGTGGGAGAGAAGCGCCGGGCCTTTCCCTTCAACATCCCCGCCGGGCAGGCCCGCGCCATCTGGGTGGATGTCCTCGTTCCGATGAGGGCACCTCCTGGCCAGTACAAGGGCACCGTCCTGGTGACGGCGGACAACGGCTACCGGTCCAGAGTGCAGGTCCACCTCACCGTGGTCGATGCGCTCCTGCCGAGCACCCCGTCACTGAGGACGGCCTTCCTTCTGTGGCCCCCGCATGTCTGCCGCGCCTACACCGGCACGCCGGACTGTGGCGAGGAGACCCTGGTACCGCTGCTCCAGATGTTCCACCGCCTGGCGCTCGAGCACCGCCTCACCCTCGCCAGCGCCTTCCCCCGGCTGCCGGGCCAGGCCACCTGGAACCTGCCGGATTGGGAGACCTTCGAGGCGCGCTGGGGCGCCTTCCTCGACGGCACCGTGCCCTCGCGGCTGCCTGGGGCGCGGATGACGAGCTGGCAGTACCTGGGACCGCCCACGGCCGAGGGCCTCGCGCAGTTCCAGGAAGAGGCCCGCGGCCGCGACTGGCTGTCACGAGCCTTCGACTACGTGGGGGACGAGCCGCCCTACGGCATCTCCTTCCAGGCGGTGGAGCAGCGCGCCACCTTGTCGAGACAGGCGGCGCCCGAGGTGAACACGCTCCTCACCTCGACGATCACGGACCTGGAGACGTACGGCCTGGTCGGGCTCATCGACTCCATCGTCGTGCTGGTCAACTACATGGATGGGACTCGGCCGCCCTACGTGGGCAACCAGGTAGAGGGCTACACGGACTTCGTTGCGCTGCCGAACCGGGAGCTGTGGATGTATCAGAGCTGCATGTCCCACGGCTGCGTCGCCAACGAGTACATGCCCGAGAACCAGCCAGGGCAGGGATGGCCCTCGTACATGATCGACCGGCCAGCCACGAAGGCGCGCGCCCTGGAGTGGGTGTCCTTCTTGGAGGGCGCCACGGGCGAGCTCTACTACCAGACGGTGGGGATGCTCTCCACGGCCTGGACGAACCAGTTCCGCTTCAATGGCAATGGGGATGGGACGCTCTTCTATCCGGGAACACCCGCGAGCATCGGGGGGAGCACCGCGGTCCCCTTGCCTTCCATCCGGCTCAAGCTCATCCGCCTGGGCATCCAGGACTACGAGTGGCTCGAGGCCGTGAGTGATGCGGGGGATCCGGAGTTCGCACGGGGCGTGGCGCGCAAGCTCATCCCCACGGCCTGGCGCGTGCCCGATGACGGGGCCGCCTTCGATGAAGCGCGGCTGTGCCTCATCCAAAGGTACCTCGAGCTCACGGGCGCCAAGGACGTCGATTCCGGGCTTCCCTCCCGGTGTCTGAACCCCACCGATTCCTCCTCCCAGCCGGGCAGATGA
- a CDS encoding polymorphic toxin type 28 domain-containing protein — protein MRGTWRGLGLLLLLPWMVGCVSGPRVRLDMGEGSPIVHELPAAEPPPVQVSQEALVQAMTELVLHMPLKLSLPRREGRVVLVSWGGERDALQQMLRGQCSPMEPEQGCLVLPENAPPLETLERLRLALSFAMGSVWEGAAVPLGELTDPVAFKVMLYTAMSTWLLTLMMPEPVTKGLAAVLTVYLVAYLGLGPVWSMVKAGWVLLEESERARTVEEVKRAGQRFGRVLGDNGMRVFLLLATAALGGQTGFVGRGPGLPGFRQAALASPARTGVRLEAAGQVRTVVLGARELVVGLAPTAVASSALGPGGGFPPEHHSQTQEGHDGSPPQALLESQSKHIQKIDNIIRDHAKPSDFEGVAKELAGQKLPKPGGGYWDHRREMLQSIRDLKRHVRALEGSLDNPAHSFAVRSYVQRAIDKARAMLSRMEDALSGGRPRGQ, from the coding sequence ATGCGCGGCACATGGCGTGGACTCGGGTTGCTGCTGCTGCTGCCCTGGATGGTGGGCTGTGTGAGTGGGCCCAGGGTTCGCCTGGACATGGGCGAGGGCTCCCCCATCGTCCACGAGCTTCCAGCCGCCGAGCCCCCACCGGTGCAGGTGAGCCAGGAGGCGCTCGTCCAGGCCATGACGGAGCTGGTGCTGCACATGCCTTTGAAGCTCTCCCTTCCACGACGGGAGGGCCGGGTGGTGCTCGTCTCATGGGGAGGGGAGCGGGATGCGCTCCAGCAGATGCTGCGCGGGCAGTGTTCGCCCATGGAACCGGAGCAGGGGTGCCTGGTGCTGCCGGAGAACGCACCTCCTCTGGAGACGCTGGAGCGCCTGCGGCTGGCCCTCTCGTTCGCGATGGGCAGCGTGTGGGAAGGCGCGGCCGTGCCTCTCGGCGAGCTCACCGACCCGGTGGCCTTCAAGGTCATGCTCTACACGGCGATGAGTACCTGGCTGCTGACGCTGATGATGCCCGAGCCGGTGACGAAGGGACTGGCGGCGGTGCTCACGGTGTACCTGGTGGCGTACCTGGGGCTGGGGCCGGTGTGGTCCATGGTGAAGGCCGGGTGGGTGTTGTTGGAGGAGTCCGAGCGGGCGAGGACCGTGGAGGAGGTGAAGCGGGCGGGTCAGCGCTTTGGCCGGGTGCTGGGGGACAACGGGATGCGCGTGTTCCTCTTGCTGGCAACGGCGGCCCTCGGGGGACAGACAGGATTCGTGGGCAGGGGGCCGGGGTTGCCTGGATTCCGTCAGGCGGCCCTGGCCTCGCCAGCGAGAACGGGGGTGCGCCTGGAGGCGGCGGGGCAGGTGAGGACGGTGGTGTTGGGGGCCAGGGAACTGGTGGTGGGACTGGCGCCCACGGCGGTGGCCTCCAGTGCCCTGGGGCCAGGCGGTGGTTTTCCACCCGAGCATCATTCTCAAACCCAGGAGGGCCATGATGGCTCACCACCCCAGGCATTGCTCGAATCACAATCCAAACATATCCAGAAGATAGACAACATCATCCGTGATCATGCCAAGCCGAGTGATTTCGAGGGGGTTGCCAAGGAACTCGCTGGCCAGAAGCTCCCCAAGCCCGGTGGGGGTTACTGGGATCATCGGCGCGAGATGCTCCAGTCCATCAGGGATCTCAAGAGACACGTCCGGGCACTTGAGGGCAGTCTGGATAATCCGGCACACTCGTTCGCCGTGCGTTCGTACGTCCAACGGGCGATAGACAAGGCTCGGGCCATGCTCTCTCGGATGGAGGATGCTCTTTCTGGAGGAAGGCCACGTGGACAATAG
- a CDS encoding DUF952 domain-containing protein, which translates to MSDRTRLPETVTSIYTLVRGEDWWAAEAVGEYRGSADDTRDGFLHFSTAAQVRASAAKHRAGQPDLLLVEVDVATLGGALRWEPAASRSRPGLFPHLYGPLPLAAVRSVTKLPLNPDGTHAFPAGIP; encoded by the coding sequence ATGAGCGACCGGACCCGCCTGCCCGAAACCGTTACCTCCATCTACACGCTGGTGCGCGGCGAGGATTGGTGGGCGGCCGAAGCCGTGGGTGAGTACCGCGGCAGCGCCGATGATACGCGTGATGGCTTCCTGCATTTCTCCACCGCCGCGCAGGTGCGTGCCAGCGCCGCAAAACACCGCGCCGGCCAGCCGGACCTGCTCCTGGTCGAGGTGGACGTGGCCACGCTCGGGGGGGCCCTGCGCTGGGAACCGGCTGCCAGCCGCTCCCGCCCCGGTCTGTTCCCCCACCTCTATGGCCCGCTCCCGCTCGCGGCCGTGCGGAGCGTCACGAAGCTGCCATTGAACCCGGACGGGACGCACGCCTTTCCGGCTGGGATTCCCTGA
- a CDS encoding HEAT repeat domain-containing protein, with protein MLFLEEGHVDNRERVRHLTSLHPEEVLEALRELKLDRETPPSDEVVDAGLELMKSPDSELRYEAVWALCLHWGHPRTLPMLQAMLEGGEKDLEVQLLVARSIGSMVERGGHPDARSFKTLASVALDESAAAELRGVAYISLRAAAGLLPAEEEVSLPEDIRQLRVDWEWLRELAG; from the coding sequence ATGCTCTTTCTGGAGGAAGGCCACGTGGACAATAGAGAGCGAGTGCGGCACCTGACCTCCCTCCATCCGGAGGAGGTGCTGGAGGCTCTTCGGGAACTCAAACTGGACAGGGAGACCCCACCGTCCGATGAGGTCGTGGATGCTGGGCTGGAGTTGATGAAGAGCCCGGATTCCGAGCTGCGGTATGAGGCCGTCTGGGCGCTGTGTCTTCACTGGGGACACCCGCGCACGCTCCCCATGCTCCAGGCGATGCTGGAGGGGGGCGAGAAGGATCTGGAGGTACAGCTCCTCGTCGCCCGCTCCATCGGTTCCATGGTCGAGCGGGGTGGCCATCCGGACGCACGGTCATTCAAGACTCTGGCGAGCGTCGCGTTGGACGAAAGCGCGGCCGCTGAACTCCGGGGCGTTGCCTATATCAGTCTTCGTGCGGCGGCCGGGCTGCTGCCCGCGGAAGAGGAAGTGTCTCTTCCAGAGGACATCCGCCAACTGCGGGTGGATTGGGAGTGGCTGCGCGAGCTGGCCGGCTGA